A part of Chitinimonas koreensis genomic DNA contains:
- a CDS encoding response regulator yields the protein MEEFEQIRILLVEDNPVDAELTMYGLRSDNLSNTIVWVKDGDEALDYVFRRGAYAGLQDPLPGLVLLDLKMPHVSGTEVLAALKADEQTRRIPVVVMTSSQEECDIMKSYDLGANSYVVKPVDFEGITSVAKQTGIYWMAVNRRAPH from the coding sequence ATGGAAGAGTTTGAGCAGATACGCATCCTCCTGGTGGAGGACAACCCGGTCGACGCCGAGCTGACCATGTACGGACTGCGCAGCGACAATCTTTCCAACACCATCGTCTGGGTCAAGGACGGCGACGAGGCGCTGGACTACGTGTTCCGCCGCGGCGCCTACGCCGGCCTGCAGGACCCGCTGCCGGGCCTGGTGCTGCTGGACCTGAAGATGCCGCACGTGAGCGGCACCGAGGTGCTGGCGGCGCTGAAGGCCGACGAGCAGACCCGGCGCATCCCGGTGGTGGTGATGACCTCGTCGCAGGAGGAATGCGACATCATGAAGAGCTATGACCTCGGCGCGAACAGCTACGTGGTCAAGCCGGTCGATTTCGAGGGCATCACCAGCGTGGCCAAGCAGACCGGGATCTACTGGATGGCGGTGAACCGCCGGGCGCCGCACTGA
- a CDS encoding ATP-binding protein — MSNFGIRSIRFKLVLTVLATTFAALAVAGAALIYNDVREYRRELESELITQADILGQASAAALEFDDARVAQQNLALLKAKPAIQAAALYTARGKLFAQYPSATGAQAFPALPSLDGFQQGPQSLSLYRRVVNRDEILGTVYLRARYDLSQRLRDYLGILAGVMLASLLVALAVALRLQSYVARPILSVSAVARQVVQQRDFSLRAAKNSDDEIGYLVDAFNDMLAEIGRRTEALETARHALEHEIAERREVQKALQDSERRNRLLVSAMSSVVWNCDAIGCFAGEQASWSDYTGQNQDDHHGLGWRQAFHPEDQAALDRAWAQALAQPDSFELEARLWHAASARYRYVSLRAVPFTQDGDRVNEWLGTITDIDDRRHAEAEVRTLNAELEQRVTERTGQLEEANRDLESFSYSVSHDLRAPVRAVAGFSHMLEKRLGDKMDEESRRLFGIIVSEAARMGQLINDLLAFSRLGRQAMQFKEVDMRTLARQTYEQLRGPQPDTPIQFQLGALPPAQGDHALLGQVWVNLLSNAIKFSSKREQPVIEVGAIADDEKYTYYVRDNGAGFDATYKAKLFGVFQRLHAGSEFPGTGVGLALVHRIITRHGGQVWADGAPDQGATFYFTLPKESSHGRV, encoded by the coding sequence ATGTCGAACTTCGGTATCCGCTCGATCCGCTTCAAGCTGGTGCTGACGGTGCTGGCGACCACCTTCGCCGCGCTGGCGGTGGCCGGCGCGGCGCTGATCTACAACGACGTGCGCGAATACCGCCGCGAGCTGGAAAGCGAACTGATCACCCAGGCCGACATCCTCGGCCAGGCCAGCGCCGCCGCGCTGGAATTCGACGACGCCCGCGTGGCGCAGCAGAACCTGGCCCTGCTCAAGGCCAAGCCGGCGATCCAGGCGGCCGCGCTGTACACCGCGCGCGGCAAGCTGTTCGCCCAGTACCCGAGCGCCACCGGCGCCCAGGCCTTCCCGGCGCTGCCCTCGCTCGACGGCTTCCAGCAAGGGCCGCAGAGCCTGTCGCTGTACCGCCGGGTGGTGAACCGCGACGAGATCCTCGGTACCGTCTACCTGCGCGCACGCTACGACCTGAGCCAGCGCCTGCGCGACTACCTCGGCATCCTGGCCGGCGTGATGCTGGCCAGCCTGCTGGTCGCGCTGGCGGTGGCGCTGCGGCTGCAGTCCTACGTGGCGCGGCCGATCCTGTCGGTCAGCGCGGTGGCGCGCCAGGTGGTGCAGCAGCGCGACTTCAGCCTGCGCGCCGCGAAGAACAGCGACGACGAGATCGGCTACCTGGTCGACGCCTTCAACGACATGCTGGCCGAGATCGGCCGCCGCACCGAGGCGCTCGAGACCGCGCGCCATGCGCTCGAGCACGAGATCGCCGAGCGGCGCGAGGTGCAGAAGGCGCTGCAGGACAGCGAGCGGCGCAACCGCCTCCTGGTGTCGGCGATGTCGTCGGTGGTGTGGAACTGCGACGCGATCGGCTGTTTCGCCGGCGAGCAGGCCTCGTGGTCGGACTACACCGGCCAGAACCAGGACGATCACCACGGCCTGGGCTGGCGCCAGGCCTTCCACCCGGAGGACCAGGCCGCGCTCGACCGCGCCTGGGCGCAGGCGCTGGCCCAGCCCGATTCGTTCGAGCTCGAGGCGCGGCTGTGGCACGCCGCCTCGGCGCGCTACCGCTACGTCAGCCTGCGCGCCGTGCCGTTCACCCAGGACGGCGACCGCGTCAACGAGTGGCTCGGCACCATCACCGACATCGACGACCGCCGCCACGCCGAGGCCGAGGTGCGCACGCTGAACGCCGAGCTGGAGCAGCGGGTGACCGAGCGCACCGGCCAGCTCGAGGAGGCCAACCGCGACCTGGAGAGCTTCAGCTATTCGGTGTCGCACGACCTGCGCGCGCCGGTGCGCGCGGTGGCCGGCTTCTCGCACATGCTGGAGAAGCGGCTGGGCGACAAGATGGACGAGGAGAGCCGCCGGCTGTTCGGCATCATCGTCAGCGAGGCGGCCCGCATGGGCCAGCTGATCAACGACCTGTTGGCCTTCTCGCGGCTGGGCCGCCAGGCGATGCAGTTCAAGGAGGTCGACATGCGCACGCTGGCGCGCCAGACCTACGAGCAGCTGCGCGGGCCGCAGCCCGATACGCCGATCCAGTTCCAGCTCGGCGCCCTGCCGCCGGCGCAGGGCGACCATGCGCTGCTGGGCCAGGTCTGGGTCAACCTGCTGTCCAACGCGATCAAGTTCAGCAGCAAGCGCGAGCAGCCGGTGATCGAGGTCGGCGCGATCGCCGACGACGAGAAGTACACCTACTACGTGCGCGACAACGGCGCCGGCTTCGACGCCACCTACAAGGCCAAGCTGTTCGGCGTGTTCCAGCGCCTGCACGCCGGCAGCGAATTCCCCGGCACCGGGGTGGGCCTGGCGCTGGTCCACCGCATCATCACGCGCCACGGCGGCCAGGTCTGGGCCGACGGCGCGCCGGACCAGGGCGCCACCTTCTATTTCACGCTTCCGAAGGAGTCCAGCCATGGAAGAGTTTGA
- a CDS encoding YfiR family protein: MRAAALVPRLLLRLVGGFAALLCLLALPAAGAAEANNEYQLKAAYLYKFAGYVEWPASALPQGDMPIAIGVMAADELAAELGRLLPGRTINGHPLELRRLKAGDPLTGLHMLFVGRAEAARLKQLLAPAQALPMLTVTESEGALGQGSIINFVQVDRYVRFEIALWPADRGGLKLSARLLAVAQQVRTEGP, encoded by the coding sequence ATGCGCGCCGCCGCCCTCGTCCCGCGCCTGCTGCTGCGCCTCGTGGGCGGCTTCGCCGCGCTGCTCTGCCTCCTGGCGCTGCCGGCCGCCGGCGCCGCCGAGGCCAACAACGAGTACCAGCTGAAGGCGGCCTACCTGTACAAGTTCGCCGGCTATGTCGAATGGCCCGCCAGCGCGCTGCCGCAGGGCGACATGCCGATCGCCATCGGGGTGATGGCGGCCGACGAGCTGGCCGCGGAACTGGGCCGCCTGCTGCCCGGTCGCACCATCAACGGTCATCCGCTGGAGCTGCGCCGGCTCAAGGCCGGCGACCCGCTGACCGGCTTGCACATGCTGTTCGTCGGCCGCGCCGAAGCGGCCCGGCTCAAGCAGCTGCTGGCGCCGGCGCAGGCCCTGCCGATGCTCACGGTGACCGAGAGCGAGGGCGCATTGGGCCAGGGCAGCATCATCAATTTCGTCCAGGTCGACCGCTACGTGCGCTTCGAGATCGCGCTGTGGCCGGCCGACCGCGGCGGACTCAAGCTGAGCGCGCGCCTCCTGGCGGTGGCCCAGCAGGTCAGGACCGAGGGGCCTTGA